The following DNA comes from Acidobacteriota bacterium.
CGCAGCGCCGGATACTTCCCCGGATTGACCGATCCCGCCGGGAGGAACAATCTTTGTGTAGAGGTCACGCCTCATGGCACACACCGTTCTCTTCCGCGGCGCGATCAGTGTATACTCGTTTCGACACTTTCAACATACCAGTCACGCAGAACACAAAGGGCGGCCGGAGTTTGAACCGCAACGAGATGGGACGCCTAACAGGCAGATCGTTCCATAGAGACGGATCCTCTGCGTTTCCGCACCGCGGTGGTGCACGCATTGTTTCGGACTTTCAAGGTGATGGGTGGTTGTGGTGAAATGAGACCATCAATCCGATCGGCGAGGAGACACCGATGGCGACTCGACATTCTCTGATGACTGCGGTGCTGGTGGCGGTGCTGGCCGTGGCTTCGGCGGACGCCGCGGTGGAGCGGCCGGACAAGCCGGTAGCCACGTTTTCCATCGTGGCGCGGGATTCGGGCACCGGCGAGTGGGGCGTCGGCGTGGCGTCGCGCTTCTTCGCCGTGGGCGCGGTGGTGCCGTGGGCCAGGGCGGGTGTCGGCGCCGTGGCCACCCAGTCGTTCATGAACACGACCTTCGGCCCACGGGGACTGGACTTGCTCGCGGCGGGGCTGTCGCCGGAGGAGGTGCTCAAGGTCCTGCTCCGGGTCGATGACAATCCCACCCGCCGCCAGGTGGGGATCGTGGCCGCCGACGGGTCTTCGGCCACCTACACCGGCGCCGACTGCATCCCGTGGGCGGGCGGCCGCCATGGGGCCGACTACGCCGTGCAGGGGAACATCCTCACGGGCGAGGCGGTGGTCGTGTCCATGGAGAAGGCCTTTCTGGAAACCAGGGGCACGCTGGCGGATCGGATCTATGCGGCCCTTGTCGCCGGTGACGCCCAGGGCGGCGACGCCCGGGGCCGCCAGTCGGCGGCCATTCTGGTGGTGCGCGCCGGCGCCGGCTACGGCGGTTACACCGACCGGGCCATCGACATCCGGGTGGACGATCATCCCGACCCGTTCGGCGAACTGGGCCGCCTGCTCCGCTTCGGGCAGATGAACTACTGCTGGAACGACGCCTGGACGCTCTTCACGAAGGGGCGCGCCGCCGAGGCGCTGCCGCCCATGGAAAAGGCGGCCGGCTTGGCGCCGGACAACCCGGAGGTATGCTACGACCTGGCGGTGATCCGGCTGGCCGCCGGGCGCCGGGCCGAGTCTCTGGAGGCGCTCCGCCGCGCCGTGACGCTCAACCCGAAGCTCAGGGCCCAGGCCCGCGGCGACAAGGATCTGTCCGCTCTGTCGGGCGACGCGGCCTTCGAGGCGCTCGTGAAGTAGTCTATCGGCCTTACGGGAACGAGCCTAGAGTTTCGATCACGATTACCTTCACGATTACGATCACGATTACGAATTACGATTACGAGTACGAGTACGAGTTCCCAACTCTTATCTCCTATCTCACCTCACGGTAGCGTATACGCCACCACCCGGTCGTCGGCGAAAGTCGGGATCACCACCAGGCGCTTCTCGGGCACCCAGGCGAAGTCGGCGATGTTCCAGCCGGCGGTGGTGGCGTCGAGGAGCCGTTCCACGGCGCCGTCGGGCCGCACCCGGTAGAGCCGTCCCTCGTTGTGCGACACGAGCAGGCCGCCGTCAGGCAGGGCGCACAGGCCGTCGACGACGCCCTCGCCGAGGGTGATCCACGGCCGAAGCTCCTTTGTCTCCAGATCCACCGCCAGCAGGCCGCCGCTGGCGACGCCGCCCACGATGAGGCGACCGCCGGCTACGCACAGGCCGTTGGGCCGGCCCAGCCGCGGATCGGCGAACCATTCCTCCATGCGGCCGTCGACGAAACGGTAGATCGCGTTTTTCGCCGAGTCGGAGATGTACAGCCGGCCGGCGGCGTCGGCGGCGACATCGTTGGGGAACACCGGCTGCGGGAAGGGGTGGCGGGCCACGATGGCCCGGCCCGGGATGTCGATCTCCACCAGGGCCTGCCGGCCCACGGCGAACAGACGGTCGCCCACCACCGCCAGGCCGGTGGGATTCTTGATGCCGTCGACCCACACCCGCTCGATGATCCGGCCGTCGACCGACACGACGGAGATGAACTCCAGCCCCGGCTGCATCACCGCCCGGGTGTAGCCGCTGTAGTTGCTCACGTAGAACACCCCGCGGGCCGCGTCCCACACCGCCGACTCCGGAGTGACGAAGCGGCGCGGCGTCGCCCAGGCCGCCGCCGCTCCGGGGGCGGAGTAGACCGCGTCCTGGTCGAGGCACAGGAAGCCCCAGCCGCCCATCGCCTCCACCACCAGGAGCGTCAGCTCGTTGTCGCCCGCCGTGAGGGGCAGGTAGACGGTGTCGAAGGGGCCGAGGATGCCCAGGAATGACGGGTCCCGGCTGGTGTAGGCGCTGTTGCCGGAGAAGAGCAGCCGGCCGTTGAGGAAGACGTACACCGCGTCGCTGTAGCCCAGCCCCAGTTTCATCGTGCGCGGCGCGGCGGCGCGGAGGATCGTCCGGGCCAGCACGGCGGCCGGCGCGGCGCCGTCCCGCCGACAGGCGCGGGACAGGTTCACCGTCCCGTCCGGCTCGGCCGCGACGGGGCGCCATTCGGGCGGCGGCAGGTCGGGCGTGGCCAGGAGCAGGTCCGAGTCGAACCGGCTGGCCGGGTACACCTGGGACACGTCCCATCGGGTGATGGCGCCGGGCCGCTCCGTCACCGTCGGCGCCGGGGGGAACACCAGCGTGTCGTCGGCGCGGTAGCGGAAATTGGAAAAGTAGGACGCGCCGTCGTTGAACGTGGTGACGCCGACGGCACCCCGCGAGACGCCGTGCCCGAGACGGGGGATGACCAGCACCGGCTGGGTCATGTCGTTGAAGAACACGCGGGCCTGCTCTCCCTTGACCTCCAGGCGCAGCCGGTTCCACTGGCCCGCGGGAATGGCGCCGGCGGCGGTGGCGCCCGGACCGTTGTAGAGTTGCCAGCACGTCTCGCCGTTGAAGGTGGCCGCGTACTGGAAGGCGTCGTTGTAGTAAGGCGCCCGGTGGGGTCGGATGTAGAACCGCTCGTTCTCCCCTTCGGACTGGATCCGGAAGACCACGCCGGGGTAGCCCCGGCGCCCCGGGACGCAGGCGATGTCCACCTCGATGACGCCGTTTTCGAACACGACGTCCTTGAGCGTGGCCGTGCCGCACAGGCTCGGCCGGCCCATGTGCTCGGTCAGCGTGGCGCCGGATTTCTCCCACCGGTCCGAGGCGAATTCCACGGATTCGAACGGCGCCTCCGGCGGATCGGCGGCCAGGCCGATCCCCGCCAGCAGGCAGAACCAGAAGACCAAACGATAGGCGGTGGTCATGAGTCATTCCTCCTCAGGCGGGTCGCGTCGCCCGGTTGACCCGGGGCGTCGGCTCCGGGTAGATGCCCCGCTCGGTGTCCCGCCGGATCGGGGCGGCGACATGCCTGTCCCGGCTTTGCTGGAACGGTATACGGAACCGAGCCGCTCATGGTTTGCCTGCGGACGAATACCCGCCGGTCGGCTTCGCGGCCTTCGTCCCGGCGCGGCACGTCACCGCCGGATGCCCGGGTGTCTGACGGAAACGGCGAATATTTCTCTCCGCCTGAGAACCCGGCGGTCGCGGGATGCGTACAAGTGACTTGAGCCGGAACAATCTGTCACCCGATATTCCATGACGGATAACAACCAAATTCCGAGGAGGTTTCCATCCATGAGGCGCATCGTGTGGTTTACGCTCGCGGCGGTTCTATGCGCCGCAGCGTTCGCAGCGACGGCCGACACGAGGCTGTTGCATCATCCGGATATCCACGGCGACCAGGTGGTCTTCACCTATGCCGGCGACCTGTGGATCGTCTCCAGCCAGGGCGGCACGGCCCGCAAGCTCACCACCTACCCGGGCCAGGAGCGCTTTCCCAAATTTTCGCCCGACGGCCGCAGCGTGGCCTTCACCGGCGACTACGACGGCAATAACGATGTCTTCGTGATCCCCGCCGCCGGCGGCGAGCCGCGGCGCCTGACCTACCACCCCGGCGACGACGGCATGCTCGACTGGTATCCCGACGGCCAGGCCGTGCTGTTCCGCTCCGGCCGGGCCTCGTTCTGGAACCGGTTCAACCGCCTGTTCAAGGTCTCCATTGACGGCGGCCTTCCCGAGATCCTGCCGCTGCCCACCGGCGAATTGAGCTCGCTCAACGCCGACGGCACCAAGCTGGCATACAACCGCATGGGCACCGAATTCCGGACCTGGAAGCGGTACCGCGGCGGCATGGCCCCCGACATCTGGATCTACGACCTGGTTGCCAACACCGCCGAGGTGATCGCCCCGAGCGACGCCAACGACCTGTTTCCCATGTGGCAGGGCGACACCATCTACTTTGTCTCCGACCGGGGCGCCGTCAAGGTGCAGAACCTGTATGCCTACGACCTGAAGACGAAGAAGGTCCGCGCACTCACTGACTACAAGGAGTACGACGTTCAGTGGCCCGGGATCGGACCCGGGGCCATCGTCTATGAAAACGGCGGCTACCTGTACATCATGGACCTGAAGACCGAAAAATCCCGCAAGCTCTCTGTCGAAGTGCGCGGTGAAAACCTGGCCGCCCGGCCCGTGATCAAGAACGTGAGCGACTGCATCCATGGCTTCGGGCTGTCCCCGACCGGCGTACGGGCCCTGTTCGAAGCCCGCGGCGACATCTTCACCGTCCCGGCCAAGAAGGGGGAGATCCGCAACCTGACCCGCACCCCCGGCATCCGCGAGCGGGATCCGGCCTGGAGCCCCAACGGCAAATGGGTCGCCTACTTCTCGGACGCCAGCGGCGAATACGAGATCTACCTCCGGCCGGCGGACGGCAAGGGCGAGGCGACCCAACTGACCAAGGGCTCGCGGATCTGGTATCAGAACCTCGCCTGGAGCCCGGACAGCCAGAAGCTGCTGCTGTCCGACGCGGCGGTGAATCTGTATTACATCGATATCGAGAAGAAGGAACTGGTCAAGGTGGACCACGGTCAGTATGAAGGCTTCTCCAATTTCATCACCGGCGTCTGGAGTCCCGACTCCAAGTGGATCGCCTACGACAAAGCGTCGGCCAACGGCCTCGACTCCATCTACCTCTACTCCCTGGCCGACAACAAGAGCCACAAGATCACCGGCGACATGACCGACGACAGCGCGCCGGCATGGGACCCGGAGGGCCGCTATCTCTACTTCGTGGCCAACCGCGAGTTCAACTACTCGTTCAGCGCCATCGAGTTCATGCATTACCACTACAACCCCGGCAAAATCGTCGCCGTGACGCTGCAGGCGGACACCCCGTCCCCGTTCATCCCCGAAAGCGATGAGGAGAAGGTGGTCGAGGAAAAACCGAAGGACGGCGACAAACCGGCCGAGGGCGGCAAGCCTGCCGACGGCGAGAAAACGGCCGACGCCAAGCCGGCCGAGGCCAAGGACGGCGCCGCCAAGGCGGACAAGGACAAGCCCAAGACCGTCGAGATCAAGATCGACTTCGAGGGGTTGGAAAACCGGATCATCGACCTGCCGGTTCCCGACGGCAACTACGTGGGCATCGTCCCCGACAAGGAGCAGGTGTTCTTCGCCTCCGTCGGCGTGCCCGGTTCCGGGGCGCAGGGCGCCACCCTGCAGGTGTACGATCTGAAGAAGCGCGAGCTCAAGACGGTCATCGGCGGCGTCAACGGCGTGTCGTTCTCCTTCGACGTGAAGAAGATCCTGGTGCAGCAGGGCGGCGGTTACGCCATCATCGACGCCAAGCCGGACCAGAAGCCCACGGACCGGCTGAACCTGGCCGAAATGAAGATGACCGTGGATCCGCGCGCGGAGTGGCCGGAGATCTACACCGACGCCTGGCGCATCACCCGCGACTTCTTTTACGACCCCAACATGCACGGCGTCGACTGGGCGATGATCAAGGAGCGCTACGGCGCCATGCTGCCCGACGTGGCCCACCGGGACGATTTGAACTACCTCATCGGCGAGATGATCGCCGAGCTCAACAGCTCCCACACCTACCGCGGCGGCGGCGACTACCCGGAGGTGCCGCGGCTGGGCGTCGGCCTGCTGGGCTGCGACTTCGAGCTGGACGCCGCCAGCGGCCGCTACCGCATCGCCCGAATCTATCCCGGGCAGAACTGGGATCCGACCCGTCGCGGACCGCTCGCCCAGCCGGGACTCAAGGTGAAGGAGGGCGACTACCTCCTCGCCGTCAACGGACAGCCCCTCAAGCACCCCACCAACCCGTACGCCCTGCTGGCCAACACGGCGGGAAAGGCGATCCCCCTGACCGTCAACGCGCAACCGACGGATGAGGGCGCGACGGAGATCGTCGTCACCCCCGTGGCCAACGAGCTCATGCTGCGCTACCGTTACTGGGTGGACGCCAACCGCCGCAAGGTGGAAGAAGCCACCGGCGGCCGCGTGGGCTACCTCCACATGGCCGCCACCGCCGAACCCGGCGTCGAGGGCTTCAGCCGCGACTTCTACCCGCAGGTGCGCAAAGACGCGCTGATCATCGACCTGCGCTACAACTCCGGTGGGCACATTCCCGACATGTACATGAGCCGGTTGGACCGCAAGCCGCTGGGATTGTGGGCCACGCGTTACACCGACCCCACCGTCATCCCGGCAGCGACCCACTACGGTCCCAAGGTCTGTCTGGCCAACGGCTACTCCGGCTCGGGCGGCGACGCCTTCCCGTACTTCTTCCGCAAGTCGGGACTGGGCAAGCTCATCGGCACCCGCACCTGGGGCGGCCTCATCGGCCTGAGCGGCACGCCGCCGCTCATGGACAACGGCGGCGTGCAGATCGCCGACTTCTCCTTCTACAATACCGACGGCGAGTGGGACGTCGAGGGGAAGGGCGTCTCGCCGGACATCGAGGTGGACGACCGGCCCGACCTGGTGGTGGCCGGCCACGATCCGTGCCTCGAGAAGGCCATCGAGGTGCTCATCGAGGAGCTGAAAACGTACAAACAGCCGAAGCTGCCCATCCGGCCGCCGAAGAACCCGGTCCGCTGACGGCGGATTCCCATCGCCCGCACCATCCGGCGGCGCCCCTCCCGGGGCGCCGCCTTTTTTTTCAAGCGCCGCGGCCGCAGGATTGGATATAATCCGGTCAGATCGCGAACGGATCCGATCCTGCTCCGGAGTGGAGGTAACGATGAAACGCGCGTGGGCTCTGTGGCTGACGGCGGGAATGCTGCTGGCGGGCGCGGCGGCCGGCCAGGAGGCGGCCGTGGCGGTGACCATCAACGGCGACAATTATTCCATCGACGGAACGGTCATCCGGCAGACCTCATCGTCGTTCTTCGGCGACGGCGTGCTGCGGATAGCCGTGGTGACCTGCATCGAGGCGCACCACAAGAACGTCCAGGCGGTGGCCGAGAAGATGAAACCGGCCAAGCCGGACCTGATCGTCGTGGCCGGCGATACCTATGCGAACGACCTGACCGCGGTCCGGCCGGTCTATCCCTCCTTCGATGCCGATGCGGCCGAGATGGAAAAGGCCCTCCGGCCCCTGGCGGCCCTGGGTGTGCCGGTGCTGGTGATCCCCGGCCACATGGAGATCCGGCCGGTCTACGCCGAAGCGTTCAAGCGGTTGCAGAAGAAAGGATGCTCCAACGTCCTTGACCTGAATGGCAAGGTCGCCGATTTCCAGGGCGTGAACCTGGTGGGTCTCGGCGGCTACCACCTGCGGGAATTCAAGGCGGCCTCGGGCAAGCCGATGTGGGTGCTCCCACCCGAAGGGTTCCTGCTCGAGAAGGCGCAGTACGAGGCTGCGGCCGCCTCCATCCGGCAGCTGCTGCCCCAGGGCGAACCCGTCGTCCTGGTGACCCACGGACCGCCGCGCACCGACACGTCCCTGGATCTCGTCGTCGGCGTCGGCCAGGCGGGCGACACCGCCCTGGCGGAACTGCTGAAGGCCCTGCCGGCGGACGGGCCGCCGGTGATCAACGTGCACGGGCATCTCCACGAGCGGGGCGGCGAATCGTGCACCGCGTTCCCCGCCGGGCCGTCGTGGAACGCCGCCTCCGTCACGCTGACCAAAAACCCGCGGGCGCCGAACCTGCTCATGGTGGTGGTGACGCCGGACGGCCGCGTGGCCGCCAAGTACTTCTGACGCGTCCGGCGGCCGTTGCAAAGGATAGTGGCATGATGACAGTTCAGGGTGTGTTTTCGGTGCTGCCCACGCCGTTCACCCCCGACGATCGGGTGGATACGGACAGCCTCAAACGGGTGGTGGAACTGTACCTGGCCGCGGGCGTGAACGGCCTCACCATCCTCGGCGTGACCAGCGAAGCGGTCAAGCTCACCGACGCCGAGCGGCGCCTGGTCCAGGACACGGTGCTGGCTCACACCGCCGGCCGCGTACCGGTGGTGGCAGGCGCCACGGCCGCCGGCACGGCCGCCGCCGCGGACTACGCCCGGGCGGCGAAGGCCGCGGGCGCCGCGGCGGTCATGGTCAGCCCGCCGCGCATGCCCAAGCTGAACTCGGAGACCGTCCTGCGCCACTACCGGGAACTGGCGGCGGCGGTGGAGATCCCCATCGTGCTCCAGGACTACCCGCCGGTTTCGGGTTATACCATGGAGCCGGCGCTGCTGGCCCGCATCGCCCGCGAGGTGCCGGCGGTGCAGGCCATCAAGCTGGAGGATGCGCCCACGCC
Coding sequences within:
- a CDS encoding dihydrodipicolinate synthase family protein; its protein translation is MMTVQGVFSVLPTPFTPDDRVDTDSLKRVVELYLAAGVNGLTILGVTSEAVKLTDAERRLVQDTVLAHTAGRVPVVAGATAAGTAAAADYARAAKAAGAAAVMVSPPRMPKLNSETVLRHYRELAAAVEIPIVLQDYPPVSGYTMEPALLARIAREVPAVQAIKLEDAPTPFKTARIREQLQGHRTAILGGLGGMYLLEELLAGADGAMTGFAYPEVLVEVVRRFHAGRRTEAADAFYAFVALMRFEFQEGIGLAIRKEILHRRGAIAHPAVRPPGAALDAVTRKALDSVLQWICTKQGAAWI
- a CDS encoding DUF1028 domain-containing protein; translation: MTAVLVAVLAVASADAAVERPDKPVATFSIVARDSGTGEWGVGVASRFFAVGAVVPWARAGVGAVATQSFMNTTFGPRGLDLLAAGLSPEEVLKVLLRVDDNPTRRQVGIVAADGSSATYTGADCIPWAGGRHGADYAVQGNILTGEAVVVSMEKAFLETRGTLADRIYAALVAGDAQGGDARGRQSAAILVVRAGAGYGGYTDRAIDIRVDDHPDPFGELGRLLRFGQMNYCWNDAWTLFTKGRAAEALPPMEKAAGLAPDNPEVCYDLAVIRLAAGRRAESLEALRRAVTLNPKLRAQARGDKDLSALSGDAAFEALVK